The genomic interval CGCTTTAACATCAAGATGGTTAGACGCACCATCACCAAATATCGCAAATTGATGAACGTTGCTTCATCCAAAGAGCGCAAAAAAATCTATAAGGTACAAGCATGACCACAGCCACAGAAGAGAGCCTAACAAGCCGCTACAGTCAACTAGAGATGACAAAGCTTGAACGCGAAGTGATGGTTTTTTTGCAAGGCTATGCCAAAAATCGCTACTCAAAATACGTCATCGCCCCACACATCGCAGCCATGTCACTGAAAATGAACCACCTCTACGAAGCGATGGGGTTTAAAAATCGCGTGCAGATGGGCAAATACATGAAATGCCACTTCCCTGAACTAGCTGGGCTCAAACCTGTCGATAAATTGTGGAAGAAATTCATCTACGATTCCATCAACCGAGTCGCACCTGCATGCTTTACATGTAAAGATCAAAGCAACTGCTTTGCCTGTCAATTAGCAGGATAGATCGCCTTTAAAAAAAGGGTAAAATAATGATTCGTTTTGCCACTGAACCTGATTTGGAAGCCATTTTAGCCATTTACAACGATGCAATTTTAACGACAACCGCCGTTTACACCTACAAAGCAAAAGACCTGCAAGAGCGTAAAGAGTGGTTTTTAGCCAAGCACGAAAAGGGCTACCCGATTTGGGTATATGAAAAAGAGCATCGTGTGGCAGGTTTT from Sulfurospirillum multivorans DSM 12446 carries:
- a CDS encoding nitrogen fixation protein NifQ, with protein sequence MTTATEESLTSRYSQLEMTKLEREVMVFLQGYAKNRYSKYVIAPHIAAMSLKMNHLYEAMGFKNRVQMGKYMKCHFPELAGLKPVDKLWKKFIYDSINRVAPACFTCKDQSNCFACQLAG